Proteins co-encoded in one Labilithrix sp. genomic window:
- a CDS encoding radical SAM protein — translation MGALLHVAQVIEDTEAEGPGRRFAVWVQGCPLRCAECCNPQMLRFEGGVATDPLALAARALAVPGLEGVSLLGGEPFAQAEACAAFARAVRAGGLGVMIYSGFTLAELQARPDARALLDACDLLVDGPYDRARPEPSRRWIGSANQERRFLTERYRPDDPCWTTPNTIEVRLRKGELVVNGWPALARSMQRGGA, via the coding sequence ATGGGGGCGTTGCTCCACGTCGCGCAGGTGATCGAGGACACGGAGGCCGAGGGGCCGGGCCGCCGCTTCGCGGTGTGGGTCCAGGGTTGTCCGCTGCGCTGCGCGGAGTGCTGCAACCCGCAGATGTTGCGGTTCGAGGGTGGCGTCGCGACGGATCCGCTCGCGCTCGCCGCGCGCGCGCTCGCGGTCCCCGGCCTCGAGGGGGTGAGCCTCCTCGGCGGCGAGCCGTTCGCGCAGGCGGAGGCGTGCGCGGCGTTCGCGCGCGCCGTGCGGGCCGGCGGCCTCGGCGTGATGATCTACAGCGGCTTCACGCTCGCGGAGCTCCAGGCGCGCCCCGACGCGCGCGCGCTCCTCGACGCGTGCGATCTCCTCGTCGACGGTCCCTACGACCGCGCGCGGCCGGAGCCGAGCCGGCGCTGGATCGGCTCCGCGAACCAGGAGCGGCGCTTCTTGACCGAGCGCTACCGGCCCGACGATCCGTGCTGGACGACGCCGAACACGATCGAGGTGCGGCTCCGGAAGGGCGAGCTCGTCGTGAACGGGTGGCCCGCGCTCGCGCGCTCGATGCAGCGAGGCGGCGCGTGA